One window of Mucilaginibacter inviolabilis genomic DNA carries:
- a CDS encoding DUF542 domain-containing protein gives MNTHEIIDVRAIEPGLKHVAIFEKIDALDPGGVLVIRDNQGPGPLYDELQAKRGPGFQWETLKSGPLVWQIKVIKKNLDEDQETIGSIVSLDYRKARVLKELDIDFICNGTQTLQQVCAEKRLMYNDIRQLLLKTGSAEPDKGANYSNWDLAFLTKYIIEFHHRFVSMQTRFITSLAYKVAESDRVRHPEIKQVADLFADTGSTLELKGIKEEKTWFPYISALCTAHKIGIALKEADFGPVSGLLSLTQAEGRVLLEDFRLIRQLTNGYVAPAYTSNTCAILYKLLAAYEEDIHLHLHLENNILFPKAIVLENLMRSKQ, from the coding sequence ATGAACACACACGAGATAATAGATGTAAGGGCGATTGAACCAGGTTTAAAGCATGTAGCCATCTTTGAAAAAATTGACGCCTTAGATCCGGGAGGCGTATTAGTTATCCGCGACAACCAGGGCCCGGGTCCGCTTTATGATGAGCTACAGGCCAAACGCGGGCCCGGCTTTCAATGGGAAACACTGAAAAGCGGGCCTCTGGTCTGGCAGATCAAGGTGATCAAAAAAAACCTGGATGAAGATCAGGAAACCATTGGCAGCATCGTCTCCCTGGATTACCGGAAGGCCCGGGTGTTGAAAGAACTAGATATCGATTTCATCTGCAACGGCACTCAAACGCTTCAACAAGTCTGCGCCGAAAAGAGACTTATGTATAATGATATCAGACAGTTATTGTTAAAAACAGGTTCGGCGGAACCTGACAAGGGAGCAAATTATTCCAACTGGGACCTGGCTTTCCTGACCAAATATATCATTGAGTTTCATCACCGTTTTGTTAGCATGCAAACCAGGTTTATTACCTCACTGGCGTATAAAGTCGCAGAATCCGACCGGGTACGCCACCCGGAGATCAAGCAGGTCGCAGATTTATTTGCGGACACAGGAAGCACACTCGAATTAAAAGGGATCAAAGAGGAAAAAACATGGTTCCCCTATATCAGCGCGTTATGTACAGCGCATAAAATCGGAATAGCCTTAAAGGAAGCAGACTTTGGGCCTGTTTCCGGGCTACTGTCTTTGACGCAGGCTGAAGGCAGGGTGCTGCTGGAGGATTTCCGGCTGATCAGGCAACTGACCAATGGCTATGTAGCTCCCGCCTATACCTCCAATACCTGCGCTATACTCTACAAGCTGCTTGCGGCTTACGAGGAGGACATTCACTTACATCTCCACCTGGAAAATAACATCCTTTTTCCCAAAGCGATTGTCTTGGAAAACCTCATGCGATCAAAACAATAG
- a CDS encoding universal stress protein, translating into MNTIAVLTDFSERSVHATRFAMHMARKMKSKVLLFSMSTVPANLQHLVAAGELSYSSDSVSELADFTFRMGLELQNRSFPGACVPGLAFHGEGPEMVDIMTAIMQNNEINMIVTFPPGSDDLATYLLSDACNRIIDWATVPVLVVPESAAVRNFEKIAFASQLHEEDIHSIAELGGLMENFAAELMVAHLNEDPSDVRIQAAEKQLNRDLYQKLDCGGFYFRSIPDTDIQKDWSWLSANKKTDLLAVVQGPREQMARFFKRGQHSLVTYHITIPVLILPQRP; encoded by the coding sequence ATGAATACCATCGCTGTATTAACCGATTTTTCAGAAAGATCTGTCCATGCCACCCGTTTTGCGATGCATATGGCCAGGAAAATGAAGTCAAAAGTATTGTTGTTTAGCATGAGCACCGTTCCTGCAAATCTACAGCATCTGGTAGCGGCCGGTGAGCTATCGTATTCGTCGGACTCAGTCAGTGAGCTGGCAGATTTTACCTTTCGTATGGGACTGGAACTGCAAAACAGATCATTTCCGGGCGCCTGTGTCCCCGGATTGGCGTTTCATGGCGAAGGACCGGAAATGGTGGATATCATGACAGCCATCATGCAAAACAATGAAATAAATATGATCGTTACTTTTCCCCCCGGTAGTGATGACCTCGCTACTTATCTGCTCAGTGATGCCTGCAACCGGATCATTGACTGGGCCACTGTTCCGGTACTTGTCGTACCGGAAAGCGCTGCGGTCAGGAACTTTGAAAAGATCGCTTTTGCTTCGCAACTTCATGAAGAGGATATCCATTCTATCGCTGAATTGGGTGGCCTGATGGAAAATTTCGCCGCGGAGCTGATGGTTGCCCACCTGAACGAAGATCCGTCGGACGTCCGCATACAAGCGGCCGAAAAGCAACTTAACCGTGATTTATATCAAAAGCTGGATTGCGGCGGGTTTTATTTTCGTAGTATTCCCGATACGGACATACAGAAGGATTGGAGCTGGCTGAGCGCCAATAAAAAAACGGACCTGCTTGCTGTCGTCCAGGGGCCAAGGGAACAAATGGCCAGGTTCTTTAAAAGGGGACAGCATAGCCTGGTGACTTATCATATCACTATTCCGGTCCTGATTCTTCCGCAAAGACCCTGA
- a CDS encoding universal stress protein, producing MKTIVITTDFSDGSKQVARYGFELAKQLRTDVTLCNAMIIPAEIPQAGIVAWPMDVYDSLMEDSTKELNQLKDTLLSGHVTQDAFEPVITCFLESGTVCDIVNQAVDLQDSGLTVIGSHQNEGLGQWMIGNHVRRLIDSSRIPLLLVPAGTHFRKIKKIAFATDFSDMEEDLNCIHKLAAIAEPLNAGILLVHVNNEKHNTPQLQHYLGETLKELVKKADYPKIDYELIKGSRAVAGLDWLIEDGHVDMLAMLHHTHGFFTGLLKGSHTQKIAGHSHIPMLIFPDKSSV from the coding sequence ATGAAAACAATAGTCATTACTACCGATTTTTCAGACGGTTCAAAACAAGTTGCCCGCTATGGGTTTGAACTTGCCAAACAATTAAGAACTGATGTGACGCTGTGCAATGCCATGATCATTCCGGCGGAGATCCCTCAGGCTGGGATTGTCGCCTGGCCCATGGATGTTTATGATAGCTTAATGGAAGACAGTACAAAAGAATTAAATCAGCTCAAAGATACTTTACTTTCCGGTCATGTCACCCAAGATGCTTTTGAACCGGTAATTACCTGTTTCCTGGAGTCTGGTACCGTATGTGACATTGTTAACCAGGCTGTTGATCTTCAGGACTCTGGTTTAACGGTGATTGGTTCCCATCAAAATGAAGGTTTGGGTCAATGGATGATTGGTAATCATGTCCGGAGACTGATTGACAGTAGCCGTATTCCCCTGTTGCTCGTACCGGCCGGAACTCATTTCAGAAAAATAAAGAAAATAGCTTTTGCGACTGACTTTAGCGACATGGAGGAAGATTTGAACTGTATCCATAAACTGGCCGCGATCGCTGAACCGCTGAATGCGGGTATTTTGCTCGTACATGTCAACAACGAAAAACATAATACTCCACAGCTGCAACATTACCTGGGCGAAACATTAAAAGAACTGGTGAAAAAAGCAGATTATCCGAAAATCGATTATGAACTGATTAAGGGCAGCCGGGCAGTAGCCGGCCTGGATTGGCTGATAGAAGACGGACACGTAGACATGCTGGCGATGTTGCATCATACACACGGTTTTTTTACCGGCCTGCTAAAAGGCAGCCATACCCAGAAAATAGCCGGTCATAGCCACATCCCCATGCTGATTTTTCCGGATAAATCCTCCGTTTAG
- a CDS encoding ABC transporter permease: MRMLKILLWKELIQIYRDPAIIRILFIMPMIQLLILPLAADYEIKNINLGVVDHDHTEYSRKLVSKIVSSGYFRLKDYSATFQQGLNAIESDKTDLILEIPPHFERDMVNENKAPLLVAVDAVNGVKAGLGGAYIQGIIQDDNQDIRAQWIPEQHFNPRPVIEVTTADWYNPHMNYRVFMVPGILVMLVTMIGSSFASNNIVREKEMGTIEQINVSPIGKAQFILGKLIPFWMLALTVLTIGLLIARFVYGIVPLGHYVTIYIFATIYLLAILGLGLLLSTYAQTQQQSMLVSFFVTMIFNLLSGLYTPIESMPAWAQMITRFNPVSYFIEVMRMVMLKGSGLADIKYQIFALLGFAVVFNGWAILNYRKRSG, from the coding sequence ATGAGGATGCTGAAAATTTTGCTGTGGAAAGAATTGATCCAGATCTACCGTGACCCGGCGATCATCAGGATATTATTTATCATGCCGATGATCCAGTTACTCATACTGCCTCTTGCGGCCGATTATGAGATTAAAAACATCAATCTTGGTGTGGTGGATCATGACCATACGGAATACTCGCGGAAATTAGTGAGCAAGATTGTATCCTCCGGTTATTTCCGGCTGAAAGATTACAGTGCGACTTTTCAACAGGGGTTAAATGCCATTGAATCAGATAAAACAGACCTTATCTTGGAAATACCACCCCATTTTGAAAGGGATATGGTCAACGAAAACAAGGCACCCCTGCTGGTTGCTGTGGATGCCGTAAACGGAGTTAAAGCCGGGCTTGGCGGCGCTTATATTCAGGGTATTATACAGGATGATAATCAGGACATCCGTGCTCAATGGATACCCGAACAGCACTTCAATCCCAGACCGGTTATTGAGGTTACTACAGCCGACTGGTATAATCCCCATATGAATTACAGGGTGTTCATGGTGCCCGGGATATTAGTCATGCTGGTGACCATGATCGGATCTTCTTTTGCTTCAAATAATATTGTTCGCGAAAAAGAAATGGGGACAATTGAACAGATCAATGTGAGCCCAATCGGGAAGGCGCAATTTATTTTAGGTAAACTGATCCCGTTCTGGATGCTGGCCTTAACCGTCCTGACGATAGGCCTGCTGATCGCCCGCTTTGTTTATGGGATTGTTCCGCTTGGCCACTACGTCACCATTTACATTTTTGCAACTATTTATTTGCTGGCCATATTGGGCCTGGGTTTACTGTTATCGACCTATGCACAAACCCAGCAGCAATCCATGCTGGTATCCTTTTTCGTCACGATGATCTTTAATTTATTAAGCGGGCTGTATACGCCCATTGAAAGTATGCCTGCCTGGGCTCAAATGATCACGAGATTCAACCCGGTGTCTTATTTTATAGAAGTAATGCGTATGGTTATGCTGAAAGGCAGCGGGCTGGCAGACATTAAATACCAGATTTTTGCCCTTTTGGGATTTGCTGTTGTTTTCAACGGCTGGGCGATTTTGAATTACAGGAAGCGGTCAGGATAA
- a CDS encoding ABC transporter permease, whose translation MKQFLIFVKKEWLHIWRDRRTLFILLFMPIIQIILYGFALTNEVKNSKIAIFDQSKDEATVMISDEIAASRYFNLVKNVYTYKDMEATFRKGEIRMAIVFPPAFRYDLLHSNHAQIQLIADASDPNTANTLTNYATAVINDYQQTLDPDQRLPYTIKTEVRMLYNPELKGAYNFVPGVMALVLMLVCAMMTSIAIVKEKEMGTMEVILVSPLKPFRIIIAKTIPYLLISMLNIASILLLSVYALDVPVAGNLGLLIAESILFTITSLSVGILISNTAKTQQTAMFTSMMSLFLPTLLFSGFMFPIENMPVPLQVISNIVPAKWYFIIVKEVMIKGLGFTAVWKETLILVIMTTALLGISIYKFKIRLG comes from the coding sequence ATGAAACAGTTTTTGATTTTTGTTAAAAAGGAATGGCTCCATATCTGGCGGGACCGGCGAACGCTGTTCATCCTGCTGTTTATGCCAATTATACAGATCATATTGTATGGCTTCGCGCTGACCAACGAGGTGAAGAATTCGAAGATCGCCATTTTTGATCAATCTAAAGACGAGGCTACGGTCATGATTTCTGATGAAATTGCGGCAAGCCGGTATTTCAACCTCGTCAAAAATGTTTACACCTACAAGGATATGGAAGCGACGTTCCGCAAAGGAGAGATCCGGATGGCCATCGTATTCCCTCCTGCCTTCAGGTATGATCTTTTACACAGCAATCACGCACAAATACAGCTGATTGCCGATGCCTCCGATCCCAATACAGCCAATACCCTGACCAATTATGCCACAGCCGTCATCAATGATTACCAGCAAACCTTAGACCCGGATCAAAGGCTGCCCTATACCATCAAAACAGAGGTACGCATGCTGTACAATCCGGAATTAAAGGGCGCTTACAATTTCGTTCCGGGGGTGATGGCGCTGGTATTGATGCTCGTTTGCGCGATGATGACTTCTATCGCTATTGTCAAGGAAAAGGAAATGGGGACGATGGAGGTCATCCTGGTATCGCCATTAAAGCCCTTCCGCATTATTATAGCCAAAACGATTCCCTACCTGTTGATATCGATGCTGAATATCGCCAGTATTCTCTTGCTGAGTGTTTATGCGCTTGATGTTCCCGTAGCGGGCAATTTAGGATTATTAATAGCCGAAAGTATTTTATTTACCATCACCTCGCTTTCCGTCGGGATATTAATTTCCAATACGGCGAAAACGCAGCAAACAGCGATGTTCACTTCCATGATGAGCCTGTTTTTGCCAACATTGCTATTCAGCGGCTTTATGTTTCCTATCGAAAATATGCCTGTTCCGCTACAGGTCATTTCCAATATAGTTCCGGCTAAATGGTATTTTATTATTGTAAAAGAAGTCATGATAAAAGGCTTAGGATTTACCGCTGTATGGAAGGAGACCCTGATCCTGGTTATAATGACCACCGCGCTGCTGGGCATAAGTATTTATAAATTTAAAATCAGGCTGGGATGA
- a CDS encoding ABC transporter ATP-binding protein — protein sequence MMETEKVITARELTKRFGDFTAVDQITFDVKKGEIFGFIGANGAGKTTAMRMLCGLSLPTSGLATVAGFDVYKQNEQIKKHIGYMSQKFSLYEDLTIRENIRFYAGIYGLNEAQIKEKTATLLRQLQMEGQDRTLVRALPLGWKQKLAFSIAIVHDPAIVFLDEPTGGVDPITRREFWSLIYEASAKGITIFVTTHYMDEAEYCNRVSIMVDGRIDALDTPAHLMEQYSATSMDGVFLQLARKAVRTGD from the coding sequence ATGATGGAAACAGAAAAAGTGATCACCGCCAGGGAATTGACCAAGCGTTTTGGCGACTTTACAGCCGTGGATCAAATTACCTTCGACGTTAAAAAAGGCGAGATCTTTGGCTTTATAGGCGCCAATGGGGCCGGTAAAACGACGGCCATGCGGATGTTATGCGGACTGTCCTTACCAACTTCGGGCCTGGCTACCGTTGCCGGGTTTGATGTATACAAACAAAACGAACAGATCAAAAAACATATCGGCTACATGAGCCAAAAGTTTTCCCTTTATGAAGACCTGACCATACGCGAAAATATCCGGTTTTACGCGGGGATATATGGCCTGAATGAAGCGCAAATAAAAGAAAAAACAGCGACGTTGCTCAGGCAACTGCAGATGGAAGGGCAGGACCGTACCCTGGTTCGTGCTTTGCCCCTGGGATGGAAGCAAAAGCTCGCTTTTTCCATTGCCATCGTCCATGACCCTGCTATCGTTTTTTTAGATGAACCGACCGGCGGCGTTGATCCCATCACCAGGCGGGAGTTTTGGAGCCTGATCTATGAAGCATCTGCAAAGGGCATTACCATTTTTGTTACTACGCATTATATGGATGAAGCGGAATATTGCAACCGTGTTTCCATTATGGTTGACGGAAGGATTGACGCCTTAGACACACCTGCTCATCTGATGGAGCAATATTCAGCAACGTCAATGGACGGTGTGTTTTTGCAGTTGGCAAGAAAAGCGGTACGGACAGGAGATTAA
- a CDS encoding ABC transporter ATP-binding protein yields MKPIIVENIVKTYPAKNAVVNALKGVSFDVDQGEIFGLIGPDGAGKTSLFRILTTLLLADSGSAAVDGFDVIKDFKQIRSRVGYMPGKFSLYQDLSVQENLEFFATIFNTTIKENYDLIKEIYQQIEPFKTRKAGQLSGGMKQKLALCCALIHKPSVLFLDEPTTGVDAVSRKEFWEMLYRLKVQGITMLVSTPYMDEASRCDRVALIQKGELLSVNTPKGVAAQFKKPLWSVKANDMFRLMNDIKKDDSIERCYPFGQVHHVVFKSQENSREELERIVHTGNYSEVEIKLIEPNIEDCFMALMQVS; encoded by the coding sequence ATGAAGCCGATAATCGTTGAAAATATTGTAAAAACCTATCCCGCTAAAAACGCGGTGGTCAATGCCTTAAAAGGGGTTTCCTTTGACGTAGATCAAGGTGAAATATTTGGCCTGATCGGGCCGGACGGTGCGGGTAAAACCTCGCTGTTCCGTATCCTGACCACGCTGTTGCTGGCGGATAGCGGCAGCGCTGCTGTAGATGGTTTTGATGTGATAAAGGATTTTAAACAAATACGCAGCCGCGTGGGTTACATGCCGGGAAAATTCTCCTTATACCAGGATTTGTCCGTGCAGGAAAACCTCGAATTCTTTGCGACAATTTTCAATACTACCATTAAAGAAAATTATGACCTGATCAAAGAGATATACCAGCAAATTGAGCCGTTTAAAACACGCAAGGCCGGACAGTTGTCCGGGGGCATGAAACAGAAACTGGCACTTTGCTGTGCACTCATCCATAAACCATCGGTTTTGTTTCTGGACGAACCAACAACCGGGGTTGATGCCGTTTCACGTAAAGAGTTCTGGGAGATGCTGTACCGGCTGAAGGTTCAGGGCATCACCATGCTGGTATCTACGCCTTATATGGACGAAGCCAGCCGCTGCGACCGCGTTGCGCTCATACAAAAAGGGGAATTATTATCGGTCAATACCCCCAAAGGCGTTGCCGCCCAGTTTAAAAAACCGCTATGGTCTGTAAAAGCAAATGATATGTTCAGGTTGATGAATGACATCAAAAAGGATGACTCCATAGAAAGATGTTACCCCTTTGGCCAGGTACATCACGTGGTTTTCAAATCACAGGAAAACAGCAGGGAAGAACTGGAACGCATAGTACATACAGGGAACTACAGCGAGGTAGAGATAAAATTGATCGAGCCCAATATTGAGGATTGTTTTATGGCACTGATGCAAGTATCATGA
- a CDS encoding HlyD family secretion protein: MKTKLYLYAVLLTIGISGCNLNDHLSDASGTFEVDEVIVSSEVSGKIISLDLEEGMVLKKNSVVGFIDPVPLELQKAQVEATIHSLHQKTMDVRPQVQMLRDQIAILKTQLANAIQERSRTERLIKADAATTKQLDDWNIQVDVLRKQITVNEQQIKVQETTTGTQNSTVLSEDKPLRKSVAQIDDQLKRTHITNPVNGTVLTKYAMAGEVTSPGKALYKIGDLSMITLRAYITGKQIGQVRLNQRVKVLIDSTSSTYRNYTGIITWISDKAEFTPKTIQTKDERANLVYAMKIHVKNDGYLKIGMYGEVKFK; encoded by the coding sequence ATGAAAACAAAGCTATACTTATACGCCGTCCTGCTGACCATTGGGATCAGCGGCTGCAACTTAAATGATCATTTATCAGATGCTTCCGGGACGTTTGAGGTGGATGAAGTCATTGTATCTTCAGAAGTATCCGGAAAAATCATATCCCTGGACCTTGAGGAAGGAATGGTCCTTAAAAAAAACAGCGTCGTCGGGTTTATAGACCCAGTTCCGTTAGAGTTACAGAAGGCGCAGGTTGAGGCAACTATTCATTCATTACATCAGAAAACAATGGATGTAAGACCCCAGGTACAGATGCTCAGGGACCAGATAGCCATATTGAAAACACAGTTGGCTAATGCCATACAGGAAAGGAGCAGGACGGAAAGGCTGATCAAAGCGGATGCTGCTACAACCAAACAACTGGATGACTGGAATATCCAGGTTGATGTTCTCCGAAAACAAATTACTGTTAACGAGCAACAGATCAAAGTGCAGGAAACAACAACAGGCACGCAAAACAGTACGGTGTTAAGCGAGGATAAGCCTTTGCGCAAATCGGTGGCGCAAATTGACGACCAGTTAAAACGGACTCATATTACCAATCCGGTCAACGGAACAGTACTGACCAAATACGCCATGGCCGGTGAGGTTACCTCCCCCGGAAAGGCGCTATATAAAATAGGGGATTTATCCATGATCACCTTACGTGCTTATATCACCGGAAAACAAATCGGGCAGGTCAGGCTGAACCAACGGGTAAAGGTACTGATCGACAGTACTTCTTCAACTTACAGGAACTATACAGGCATTATTACCTGGATATCGGACAAAGCTGAATTTACACCGAAAACTATCCAGACCAAAGATGAACGGGCAAATTTGGTATACGCCATGAAAATTCACGTGAAGAATGACGGCTATCTGAAGATCGGCATGTACGGGGAAGTTAAATTTAAATGA
- a CDS encoding TolC family protein: protein MIKSMLCINRIIAIITSVLTGTIMTLNVFGACAQEPQVLTITTAYRLARESYPLIKQRDLIVRSEAYTISNAAKGYLPALSVNGQATYQSTVTSFPFSVPVPGFSLPKYSRDQYKIYGQIDQVIYDGGLIKNQKQTAEANGAVQQQNLEVELYALYDRVDQLFFGTVLIDEELKQNSLLKQDIQNGIDKANALVANGVAYRSSVDELSAQFLQSEQARIELNAAKKAYLAMLSLLINRPLSEGSVLERPAILFLSDVISRPELLLYEGQKKIDDLQEELLKVQLRPKLGFFAQEGYGRPGLNQLSNNFTWYYIGGFKLTWSLGGLYTLKNQKKLLNLNRETWDVQKEIFLFNTRITQKQQLAGIEKYRELFTKDDAIIALRGSVKKAAGAQLENGVLSAHDYITEVNAENEARQNRILHEIQLLQEQYSYQNTTGNLQEQANQ, encoded by the coding sequence ATGATCAAATCAATGCTTTGCATAAACCGGATTATTGCAATAATAACGTCGGTACTGACCGGAACGATCATGACATTGAACGTATTCGGCGCCTGTGCGCAGGAGCCGCAAGTGCTGACCATCACAACAGCTTACCGACTGGCGAGGGAAAGCTACCCGCTCATCAAACAGCGGGACCTCATCGTGCGATCGGAGGCCTATACCATCTCGAATGCGGCCAAAGGATACCTGCCTGCGTTATCCGTCAACGGACAGGCCACTTACCAGTCAACCGTAACCAGCTTCCCCTTTAGTGTCCCGGTTCCCGGCTTTTCATTGCCGAAATACAGCAGGGACCAGTATAAGATATATGGTCAAATAGACCAGGTGATCTATGACGGCGGCCTTATAAAGAATCAAAAACAAACTGCCGAAGCAAACGGGGCCGTTCAGCAGCAAAACCTGGAGGTTGAATTATACGCCTTATACGACCGCGTTGATCAGTTGTTTTTCGGGACGGTACTGATCGACGAAGAGTTAAAACAAAACAGTTTGTTAAAACAGGATATTCAAAATGGGATCGATAAGGCGAACGCCCTGGTCGCAAACGGCGTTGCTTACCGAAGCAGCGTCGATGAGTTGTCAGCACAGTTTCTACAGTCGGAACAAGCACGGATCGAGTTAAATGCGGCAAAGAAAGCCTACCTGGCCATGTTAAGCTTATTGATTAACAGGCCGCTCAGCGAAGGATCGGTCCTGGAGAGACCGGCTATCCTGTTCTTGTCAGACGTGATCAGCAGGCCTGAATTATTGCTGTATGAAGGACAGAAAAAAATAGATGATCTGCAGGAGGAGCTCCTAAAAGTACAGCTCCGGCCAAAACTTGGATTTTTTGCACAAGAGGGGTATGGTCGTCCCGGCTTAAACCAGCTCAGCAATAACTTTACATGGTACTATATAGGTGGATTCAAATTAACCTGGAGCCTGGGTGGTTTGTATACCTTGAAAAACCAAAAGAAGCTGCTGAACTTAAACAGGGAGACATGGGACGTGCAAAAGGAAATATTCCTGTTTAATACAAGGATTACGCAAAAGCAGCAGCTGGCAGGTATCGAAAAATATAGGGAACTGTTCACGAAAGACGATGCGATAATCGCATTGCGCGGATCGGTAAAAAAAGCAGCAGGCGCGCAACTGGAAAACGGCGTGCTCAGCGCGCATGATTACATCACAGAAGTAAACGCTGAAAACGAAGCCCGGCAAAACCGAATCTTACACGAAATTCAACTTTTACAGGAACAGTACAGCTATCAGAACACGACCGGAAATCTTCAAGAACAAGCGAACCAATAA
- the glgP gene encoding alpha-glucan family phosphorylase produces MMTRQEIFGFTPSSQYSTSVAYFSMEFAIDQALKIYSGGLGFLSGSHLRSAYELKQNLLGVGILWKYGYYDQVRDGKALMKTELIEKSYAFLQDTGIIFTVAVHDSPVHVKVYLLKPEVFGTSPLFLLSTDIAENDELSRSITHCLYDPNEATRIAQTIVLGIGGAMLLDVLGLTPDIYHMNEGHSVSLNFYLYAKYKSLEEVKKRVVFTTHTPEMAGNESHSYNLLQEMSFFYHLQEHEVKILLGMDGEEFNYTLAALRFSGKANGVSKLHGEVSRQMWGSNPNICEITAITNAQNKAYWKDAVLDNAITANDDEAIILRKKELKSVLFKIVADQCGKLFNENVLTIVWARRFAGYKRADLIMDDWGRFVTLLNRTDYPVQLIWAGKPYPEDEGSIGLFNQIATRAKPFARCAVLTGHELHLSSVLKKGSDVWLNNPRLYHEASGTSGMTAAMNGSVNLSMPDGWVPEFARDKDNCFLIEPAADALSVVEKDLQENKNLMDVLENAVLPMYYNNQAQWLTLLKKAATDIVPAFESGRMANEYYDRMYSRKQ; encoded by the coding sequence ATGATGACCCGACAGGAAATTTTTGGCTTTACGCCAAGCAGTCAATACAGCACCAGTGTCGCTTATTTCTCCATGGAATTCGCCATCGATCAGGCCTTAAAAATTTATAGCGGGGGCCTGGGTTTCTTATCCGGTTCCCACTTGCGCAGCGCATATGAGCTGAAGCAGAACCTCCTGGGTGTCGGTATTTTATGGAAATACGGGTATTATGACCAGGTCAGGGATGGTAAGGCTTTGATGAAAACGGAACTGATCGAAAAAAGCTATGCTTTTTTGCAGGATACCGGTATTATTTTTACCGTCGCCGTTCACGATTCTCCGGTACATGTAAAGGTATACCTCCTGAAGCCGGAGGTCTTTGGAACCTCACCGTTGTTCTTACTGAGCACCGATATTGCGGAGAATGATGAACTTTCACGTTCCATAACGCATTGCCTGTACGACCCCAACGAAGCGACAAGAATAGCACAGACTATTGTCTTAGGAATCGGAGGAGCTATGTTACTGGACGTTTTAGGACTTACGCCTGATATTTATCACATGAACGAGGGTCATTCCGTATCACTCAACTTTTATCTTTATGCTAAATACAAAAGCCTGGAAGAAGTAAAAAAACGGGTGGTATTCACCACGCATACGCCTGAGATGGCCGGCAATGAATCTCACAGCTATAACCTGCTTCAGGAGATGTCCTTCTTTTATCATTTGCAGGAGCATGAAGTAAAAATACTGCTGGGTATGGATGGCGAAGAATTCAATTATACCCTCGCTGCACTTCGTTTTTCAGGAAAGGCCAACGGTGTTTCCAAACTTCATGGTGAGGTGAGCCGGCAAATGTGGGGAAGCAATCCGAACATTTGTGAAATTACCGCTATTACCAACGCCCAAAACAAAGCATACTGGAAAGATGCCGTGCTGGATAATGCCATTACCGCCAATGATGACGAGGCTATCATCCTCAGAAAAAAAGAATTGAAAAGCGTGTTATTCAAAATAGTAGCCGATCAATGCGGTAAGCTTTTCAATGAAAATGTACTAACGATTGTCTGGGCAAGGCGATTTGCTGGCTACAAAAGGGCCGATCTGATCATGGATGACTGGGGCAGGTTTGTTACCCTGCTCAATCGTACCGACTACCCGGTACAGTTAATCTGGGCGGGCAAGCCTTATCCGGAAGACGAGGGCTCCATAGGGCTGTTTAACCAGATCGCCACCCGTGCCAAACCCTTTGCCAGGTGTGCCGTACTGACCGGCCATGAACTGCATCTGTCGTCCGTTTTAAAAAAAGGATCGGATGTCTGGCTCAACAATCCGAGGCTGTATCATGAAGCTTCAGGAACAAGCGGTATGACCGCTGCCATGAACGGCTCCGTTAACCTCTCCATGCCGGATGGCTGGGTACCCGAATTTGCCAGGGACAAAGACAATTGTTTCCTGATTGAGCCGGCGGCCGATGCGCTATCCGTTGTTGAAAAAGACCTGCAGGAAAATAAAAACCTGATGGATGTATTGGAAAACGCGGTATTGCCGATGTATTACAATAACCAGGCACAATGGTTGACGCTTCTTAAGAAAGCAGCCACTGACATCGTACCAGCTTTTGAATCCGGGCGCATGGCTAATGAGTACTATGATCGGATGTATAGCAGAAAGCAATAA